In Mastigocladopsis repens PCC 10914, a single window of DNA contains:
- a CDS encoding DUF1565 domain-containing protein, protein MTNQGFDTPQRKNFRIQTGRRLASTLTLSAGLTTLLMVSGGFILPGSGVKAGAIHTKDIAQTVTPQAPASATVIYVNPQTGTDSAGAGNAEATPYKTITFALNQAQPGAVIQLAPGTYNQESGETFPLFVKQGVTLQGDESTKGQAILITGSGNFISPTFARQNVTIRADNDTVITGITVTNPENRGTGIWVESTNPTITNSTFTNSIREGIFVTGKGNPKIENNVFVQNKGNGISVAKSAQGEIRNNLFQDTGFGLAIGGTSTPLVEGNQIIENQDGLFISESAKPVLRKNVIQNNKRDGIVVITNASPDLGTTENPGGNLIRSNTRHDVNNSKGNNTIVAIGNDIDPKRILGQVEFVAATVEPPAGGPVAFKDVVANYWAKTYIEALASKNIIAGFPDGTFKPNEPVTRAQFAAIVTKAFTPSAQRQAINFNDVTRNFWAFQVIQSAYQGGFVSGYPDKTFKPQQQIPRVQVLVSLASGLGLSANNQNVLAVYTDASQIPNYAVNPVAAATTRQLVVNYPAVGQLNPNRQATRAEVAAFVYQALVSKGSAQAIPSPYLVKVP, encoded by the coding sequence ATGACAAATCAGGGATTTGATACTCCGCAAAGGAAAAATTTTCGCATTCAAACTGGTAGACGCCTTGCATCTACCCTCACTTTGTCAGCAGGACTAACCACTTTGTTAATGGTTTCTGGTGGATTTATACTACCTGGATCTGGGGTCAAGGCTGGTGCTATCCACACCAAAGATATTGCCCAAACTGTGACACCGCAAGCTCCTGCAAGCGCAACAGTCATTTACGTAAATCCACAAACTGGTACAGATAGTGCTGGTGCTGGTAACGCGGAAGCAACCCCATACAAAACCATCACCTTCGCTCTCAACCAAGCGCAGCCAGGTGCAGTCATCCAACTGGCTCCTGGCACTTATAACCAAGAAAGTGGAGAAACCTTCCCACTTTTTGTCAAACAAGGTGTGACGCTGCAAGGTGACGAATCGACCAAAGGTCAAGCGATATTAATTACAGGTAGTGGTAATTTTATTAGCCCCACGTTTGCCCGTCAGAATGTGACTATTCGTGCCGATAACGATACCGTTATCACAGGGATAACAGTTACTAACCCAGAAAATCGTGGCACTGGCATCTGGGTGGAATCGACAAATCCCACAATAACCAATAGTACATTTACCAACAGTATAAGAGAAGGTATTTTTGTCACGGGTAAAGGTAATCCCAAAATAGAAAATAACGTCTTTGTTCAAAACAAAGGCAATGGGATTTCAGTAGCTAAATCCGCTCAAGGAGAAATTCGGAATAATTTGTTTCAGGACACTGGTTTTGGTCTAGCAATAGGTGGTACTTCCACACCCTTGGTGGAGGGAAACCAAATTATTGAAAACCAAGATGGTCTGTTTATCTCCGAATCAGCTAAACCAGTACTGCGTAAGAATGTCATTCAAAATAACAAGCGCGATGGCATAGTCGTCATTACTAATGCTTCACCTGATCTAGGCACCACTGAAAATCCGGGTGGGAACCTGATCCGCAGTAACACGCGCCATGACGTCAACAATAGCAAGGGCAATAATACAATTGTTGCTATAGGCAATGATATTGATCCTAAGCGCATACTTGGTCAAGTCGAATTTGTTGCCGCCACTGTTGAACCACCAGCAGGCGGTCCTGTCGCCTTTAAGGATGTGGTTGCAAATTATTGGGCAAAAACCTACATCGAAGCTCTAGCTTCTAAGAATATTATTGCTGGGTTTCCCGATGGGACTTTTAAACCCAATGAACCTGTCACCCGTGCCCAATTTGCTGCGATTGTGACCAAAGCCTTTACACCATCTGCCCAACGCCAAGCCATTAACTTCAACGATGTAACCCGTAATTTCTGGGCTTTCCAGGTGATTCAATCTGCCTACCAAGGTGGCTTTGTTTCTGGGTATCCTGACAAAACCTTTAAACCACAGCAACAAATTCCACGAGTGCAGGTACTAGTCTCCTTAGCCAGCGGTTTGGGTTTATCTGCAAATAATCAAAATGTCCTTGCCGTATATACCGATGCTTCCCAGATTCCCAACTATGCTGTTAATCCGGTAGCAGCAGCCACTACACGGCAACTCGTAGTAAATTACCCCGCAGTTGGGCAATTAAATCCCAATCGTCAGGCAACTAGGGCAGAAGTTGCTGCCTTTGTTTACCAAGCACTAGTTAGTAAAGGGAGCGCTCAAGCAATCCCCTCACCGTATTTGGTAAAAGTTCCGTAA
- a CDS encoding alpha/beta hydrolase — translation MRYRLLLLRRALFLVIGICLLLFGVPVKAAEQVILKYRIFREPLSVEELSTFAQTGKISSGLEANLALARQDPKPIRRYLTEPVKVDPVILDRVLNSPVGNTILDQLSQVIHTPSKKANRQALRSALVLSASKDEQMTLMEIIQNYPTSQVEVDGERLESAYRQLRRLQGNLQDLLGF, via the coding sequence ATGCGCTACCGATTGTTATTGCTACGTCGCGCGTTATTTTTAGTAATTGGCATCTGTCTTCTACTCTTTGGTGTTCCTGTCAAAGCCGCTGAACAAGTCATACTCAAGTACCGCATCTTCCGCGAACCACTTTCTGTAGAGGAACTTTCCACGTTCGCCCAAACGGGGAAAATTTCTAGTGGGCTAGAAGCCAATTTGGCTTTAGCACGACAAGATCCTAAACCCATTCGCAGGTATTTGACGGAACCTGTGAAGGTAGATCCTGTGATTTTAGACAGGGTACTCAATAGCCCAGTTGGGAATACTATTTTAGACCAGCTTAGTCAAGTGATTCACACACCTTCTAAGAAAGCAAACCGACAAGCATTGCGCTCGGCGTTGGTACTTTCTGCAAGCAAAGATGAGCAAATGACATTGATGGAAATAATTCAAAATTACCCAACTTCGCAAGTCGAAGTTGACGGGGAACGTTTGGAAAGTGCCTATCGCCAACTCCGCCGCTTACAAGGCAACCTACAAGATTTGCTTGGTTTTTAG